The nucleotide window CGGTCACAAAATCTCCATTCTCGTTTCTCATATCCCATCTATCATCATCGTCCTGATCGGACGTTTCACGCGGCTCTCTCGGTCGATTATCGATCACAGTCGCCACAAGGTTCATCGCGAAATCATATACTTTGATCGTCACAAAGTCAGGTTCGGGCAAATGGTAGTGGAATCTCACTATTCCAAGTCCCTTGGTTGGAGACGATGGAACCGGGGTTGCATACGGCTTCCCACCTTCCGAATCGGCGACGCTACGGAATTCCCGGAAGATCACCGGATCACCGGACAAATCCTGCCTTATGATTCCGTCACTCGAACCGACCCACAAAACACCATCAGCAACTCTTACACTGTAGAATTCCGCATCATCGGATATCTCTCTGCGATCCGACTCCACGAATGAAAGCTTCGAGAATTCGCTCTCCGCATCAAGTTTCCTGAAAAGCCCCTGACTCGAAGCGTAGTAGACATCTCCTTCGTCGAATGCGAAATTCCATACCTGAACCCCGTCCTGACGCACAATCCAATCCGCACCACTGTTGGTTGTGGATGTAATTCCGTTATCTCCGGTCTCCGTCTTCTGTGTTGCCGCCCAGATGGTCTTCTGGTTATTGTGGTACTGAATTCCCAATGCTGTTACGAAATCACCCGAAAGGCCATTGTCCATATCATACAGGAGATGAAAATCGTACTTCTGCGGATCGGTATTCACATTCTCAGCTATGAAGAGAAATCCGCCGACAGTTCTGATTGGAAGTTCGCGGGTGGCAACCCACATATCCTTGTCTGTTGGTTCGATCCTCGTGAACGTGGAATCAAGTCCGAAGTGACCGTTCTTGTCAAAGAGAGTGAATTCATCCGAGGAACTTCCCTCCAGACCTGTCCAGAGCAGGCCGGCTTCAGAAGATATCCACAGTAAATCAAGGTAGATTCCGAAATCATACGCGGCGGTAGGCTGAAGCGAATATTCCCACGATATACCGTCATCTGCCGACATCATCACGCGATACTCTCCAATCTCTTCATCTACTGGATGAGTCGCGACCCAGATTTGTTTCGTAGTGTCCTCATCGGTCTCATAACTCCTGATGTAGACCGCCTCGATGTGCTGCCCATTCGAATCGTTGTCGTCAAATGGAATATGCTTTATGTCATACGGATCGGCTGCAAGATCATCGAAGGAGAATACGTATAGCCCGGTGTCGGTGCCGGTCCAAAGCGCTACGCTGTCTCCGCCCAATTGCTCAGCACACATCGAGTAGAATCGATTGAATGGCTGATCCGGCGAATCGTCTCCGCTCACCGGAAGGATTGATTCCCAGTTCGCTCCACTGTCCGTGGATCGTATCAGACCGCCCGCTGAGCATGCCGCGAATACGGTTCCATCGACATTCAGAATCCTGCTGACAAACTTGCCCGATCCAACGGCCTGATCAGGTTCGACCGATGCCCAGGAGTCGCCATCGTCAGTGGAGACATTGAACCCTATCCCCTCCTCGCTGTCGGGATCCCATGCGGCCGCAACGACGAGCCCCGGTCTTGCTTCGACGGCCGTGAAGAAATCCGACAACATGCCGTCGCTCGAATCCCAGGAACGGAATCGGTATTTTACTGCCTGCTCATTCGTCACTCCACGTGACAGGCCGCCTTCTACGGCGACCCACATTGCGGTTCCATCGTACGACAGATCAAATGTCCTCTTCCCCGCAAGCTTTGCCACCTTGTCGATGTAGATGTACCGATGAATTCCGGCTGCACTCCCAGCCCAGACGGAGACTGTGTCCTGCGAAAAAGTGTCTATGACCACTGAGTAGTACAGGTTTGTTCTTCGCTGAAAGAGGTTGTCTGTTAGATCAATGCTGTCTTCCTCACTTGCGAATATATTGTGCCAGGTCTGACCGTAGTCGAGGCTGCGGATCAATCCTCCGGCAAAGCAGGAGGCCCATGCCGCTGAATCGAGAACGGCGAGGTCATACGCTAGCATATTCGTAAATGTAGCTTGTCTCGGCTTGTACGACTCGAAAGTCGATCCATGGTTCTGAGTGATGTTGAAGCCGTCACCGACCGGCAGTAGCTGGTCATTGAACAGCTCGTTGTGAGCCGTAGCAGCCCATAGCCTTCCGTCCGCGTAGGCTAAGGCTGCGATGTCATTCGAGTTCATGCCATTCGATCCATCGTAAGTGAACCACGTCACACCTCCATCAGTGGTTCCCGACATGCCTCTCGACGTTGCCAGCCATACAATTCCAGCATCCGGATCGTAAATTATGTCCACTGCAGAATTGTCTCTAAGCCGATTGATCGGCTCGCCGAGCTGGAAATTCATTAGAGCCTGCGACGACGAAGTGAACAGAATGAAAATGAGCGCGAGAAATGGGGCTTTTCGTAACATGCGACCTCCAAGGCAAAACAAAAACCGCCGCGTCATGCGTAACGGTTCTTCAAGCCGGAGAATGATCATCAATTTGTGCTTTCCTGTCAACGTCTATATCTATCTGTATCTATTTCCGTTGGCTCACCTCCGGTCCGGGTTAATATACCGCCGCACTAATGCTTGTCAAGCAAATTCAACCTTTCGCCCAGCCAGCTCGTAGAGCAGCCCGAAGCGTAGACTTCTGTCTGATACTCTTACACTTGCGAGCCCCGTCTGTTCCGCAATTGCATAGCTTAACAAGCCCCCGGCAGTTATGACTTCAGCTCGTTTCGGCTCGAACGCGAGTGCCAGTCTCCTCTCGCTCAAACTCATCTGCCCGAGCTCGAAGATCAACTGCTTGTACTCAGACAACTTCATGGAAGCCCCATGGATACTGTCTGAATCATGTTGCTTCATACCTATTCGATAACCCTGAATGGCAGCCGGTGTTCCACCTGAGCATACTAATGAGGCAGGCCTGTCGACTGGCCCGATTCTCAGCCTCACAACCTGCTCTCTTATGCATTCGAGCACGCTTTCGAGTTCGCGTGCAGACTTCTTTCGATCCATGCCGAATCTCTCCATGAGCACCACTGAACCAATCTTATAGCTATGTGCTGAGTGTATTTTCGTCCCGCGTGCGATGACCACTTCTGATGATCCACCACCTGCATCAATCAACACTCTGCTCTGCCTGAGATTCTTCATGCCAGTGACCGCCCCGAGATATGTCAGCGCAGCTTCACGCCTACCCGAAATCACTTCTATGCTGATACCGGTCTTTACCTCAACTTCTGAGATTACGTCAATGGAATTAGATGCTTCTCTCAGCGCAGACGTTCCGCAACACGAAATCTCCTCGACGCCATGTTCATCGCAACTTCTCTTGAATCTCTTGAGAGCACGAATCAAGCGTCCTGTGGATTGCTCGCCGATCCTGCCAGTCTCTTTTAGACCTGAGGCAAGCCTAGGCGTATCTTCGAGATTGACAATCGGCTTGCCGGGAGTGTTGCCCTTGACTCTGGAGATGGAGAGAAGTACTGAATTCGATCCTACATCAATTGCGGCTATCGTCTTCAAACTCGTACAGCGGCCTTTTCTATTGCCGCGCCGGTTATTTGTTCGATCCAGAAATATCTGTCGAGAACGAACGGAAGCCAGATCAGCTTCGGCTCAGCGACCGCCGGAGTGCCGCTAACCGGCGCCTCATATAGCTTGAATCCCTTGGCAGCCTTGGTCGCAATTGTCAGTGGTACGATCATCTCGGCCGCCACGTCCGGCGAAAGTGTCACATCGGCGAAAGTATAATGCTCTCCCTTGCGTTCCGCAAATAGAAAGCTGTCGTTGCGCCGATTATAGTGTGACGCGAGTCGCATCATCCGTGCGGGATGGCTGATGTTGAACGCCGGTACGAAGAATCTTTCGGACGAAAATTGCACGAGATTCAGCGCCCTCAGCAGTTCCCCTTTCTCCGGCCACGCTGCATCTGCGAGATTAAACACCCAGAATGGGAAAAGCTGCGCATGCTCGTCGAGATCAGATGGCACATCAAGGGCAATGTTGCGATAAGCCGATCCGTCTCCCACGAACATCTTCTCGCAATTCTCGCAATAGTAGGCTACTGATGTTTGATTCGCCGGCAGATCGACACCACAATTCGGGCAGCGATGTGGCGCGATTTCGACAGAAAGTGTCGCATCGCATGCACTGACATCCGGTGCAGGAATCTCGATCTCTCCTCTATTCAGCGAAACGACTCTTTTCGCAAGCGGATCGAACTGCGCTGTCTGCTTTCCGAGCGCATTCGTGAACGAGGCAATCCACATCGGGAAATAGATCAGACTCTGCTTCACGCCGACAGCGATCGTCTCAACAGTCGAATCGAGCCGGGCCGCCGTATGCGAAAGGCTCGTTACAGCCTTGTCGAAGTGCTGCCGGGCATCTTCTTCCGTCACCGTCACCGGCATCAGCGCATTGGATTCGCAAGCTTCCAGATCGAGTGCGACCAGCTTCAACACCTGCGTTCTGATGCCAAGCGAATCGACTCCCCATAGCAGACTATCATTCGCGCAGAAGCTTGTCTCACGCGGCGATATCTTCAACTCCGTACGCGGAGTGTCGTCAACCTCATCCTGGGTCAAGTTGCCATATTCTGAATGTCCCTGTCCGGCGGGTCTGTCGTCGATTGCGAAAACAGTTCCTGCCACTCGCCAGAAAGGCAGAAATATCCGAGTTATATTCCCCCAGCTCGACACAAGTGGTTCGCTGATTTTCTTGAGGTGACTCTCGATCAGAAACTTCGCCTCGCGGCGTTCGAGATCGTCGGGGATGTAATACTTCGCCGTTCCCTTCCTGCGCACGATCTTCATAACCGACGCGCAGTGGCTGCAGACTGTGGTGCGGCTCGCCTCGTCAATTTCAAGCGAGCCGCCACAGAAACAACATTGTATTCCGAGTTTGTATCCCGAAGCTCTCATCAGCTGTTCATCTTCCTGCCGCAATTGAAGCAGAATTTCGTGCCGCCCGGAAGCTTCTGGCCACAATCGGGGCAACTCAACAACTTGGCGAGTTCATTGCCGCACTTCTGGCAAAAAACTGCATCGGGCGCGACTTCAGCGGAACAGTTTCCACAGCGATTGACGCTTACCATCTGATGACCGCATTTGTAGCAGAATCTCGATTCCTCCGGCGTATCCGCGCCGCATTCGGAACAGGTAACGGTCGGAAGATCGGAGACTTTGAAATCGGTCTGCTCTGGCGCTAGAGCTTTCGACATCATCATCGGTGCCATCAACCCGACGCCGGCACCCATGCCAATTCCGGCTCCTGCGCCGGCATATCCCCCCGCATTCGATGATCCAAACGCCTTCGCCATCTCGTATTTCAGGAAATGATCGAGATCGCCGACCGCGCTCATTCCCGACTTCTCATCGATCATCCGCTGAACCTCATCGGGAGGCGTGATCGATGTGATATAGAAGTCGATCAAATCGAGGCCGTACTTCGCGAATTCATCGGTGATTAGATTCTTGATTTCAGCGGCCATCTCGGTATATTGCTCCGGCAGATCGAAAATCGTCTTCAGATTCTCACCGAAGAAGTCGTTGATACGAGCCACGACAACATCTCTCAGGTAATCTTCTATATCATGTGTGCCATAGAGCGCCTGATGACCGACCATGCGGTTGAGAAATATCATCGGTTCTTTGATTTGGCATGTGTACGCGCCATGTCCACGAAGTCTGATCAAGCCGAGTTCGCTATCGCGAAACGCCACAGGGTCGCGCGTTCCCCATTTTAGATTGGTAAAGACTTTGTGATTTACGAAGTAGACTTCCGCCCTGAACGGCGACTTGAATCCCCACGGAATCGACAGCAGCCGGGTCAGGATCGGGACATTTAGCGTCGTGAGCGTATGCCTTCCCGGCCCGAGCACATCACACGCCCTGCCATTGCTGAAGAATACCGCTGTCTGGCTCTCTCTGACGATTGCCTGCGCGCCGAGTTTGATATCGAGCGAGCCCTCTTCCGGAATCCTGTGGATCATATCGCTCGAATTGAGATCGACCCACTCGATGACTTCGAGCATCATTCCCATACATTTCTCCTTTTGGTCAGATATATTTCGTCTCTAAAATTATCGGCAGGAAACGAGATAAGTTTTGCGGAGGCGGTAGGCCGTAGGTCAGGATCCCTGCCTGCTCAAGCGAAGCGTAGAGCAGGTCCGAACGCAGCGAGGAGATCCTGACAATCGTCTTTGTAAACCGCGATCACAGATCGCGGCCACACCAGCCACGTGTCACACGCAATGCCAAGACATCTGGATTCCGGCGTGCGCCGAACTGATGCGAGCAAGCTCGCGTCCACCTGCTTTACACCGCCACAGGCGGTGTCATTGCGCCACCCATGTCAATGCGCCACTGGTGTCATTGCGTTGAAAAACGCAATCCATCCCCGTACAGGCCGAAGGACTGTCATCACCGCGAAGGCGGGGAACCATTGTTGGCAGCAAGATCAGTCCGAGCTAGTCCACGAGCTTGACGTAAGGCGCAAATCGTTTCTTCGCTTCATCGTGACTTTTATCAAACCAACCTGTTATTTGCATCCACTTGTTCTTGATGGGAGCAGCTACATCTTCAGGCGATGATACGGTGAGTTGTGACCATTGACGGTTCACTTTCTCAAATTCTATGCTGTACTGATAGAGTTCATTCAGAAAGTCGACGATGTCCTCCCCGAAGTACACGTCAGCATGCTTCGTCTGTCGCAGGAGTTCCATCGCAGACTGATAATCAGCCCTACCATTGGCGCGAACATTGTTGATGTACGCGAGGACACGATCATAGTATTCCATACGTATAGCATGCACCTTCTCATTATCCGCCAGATATAGACTTGGCCGCTTGCGTTTCATCCACTTCCGAAGTTTCCCCAAGACTAGGTATACCATGGTCACAGTGGCAGCAAGAATGCCACCGAATGCCACGCTAATAGCCCATCCAGTATCAATTCCGTTTATGACGAACGAAAATACGAAGGTTATGATCGTTGCTAAAGAGAGTCCCACAAGGAAATTATCTAGGACGACTCCACCTCGGCGTTTGAAGGACATGTACGACATGGAGACAATGGAAACGACCAACACTCCAAAGATGCCAGCAAAGACATCACCTACATTAACCTGCCCCACCCACAAACGTATGTTGTCAGCAATTTGAATTGCAGCCATCCGTTGATAAATGAATACGCCAATTGCTCCTAGAGCCAGAAAGTGCGACACGGCAAAATCCGTCATTGAAAGCGCGCGCTCTCGTGTAGACTCATCATTGCGTAACCACTCCATTACTATCCTGTAAAAGAAGTAAAGAATGAGCGCAATTAGAGCAAAAGGCACCGCTTGCGGACTCAGGATATCAATACCTTTGCTTCTAAGAGAATCGTGATGCAGCCGTAGGCCTACGAACTCCCAAGCAATAAGTAATCCGCTGAACAGAGCGTATTGTCTGCGCGCCTTGTGATAGTTCTCGCTTAGAGGTGACATAGCCCTGCTCGGCGATTCTGGCATTCTCCACTCCTAGCGAAGCCGTTTGAATAGCCCGTGTAATCAAATTGCTTACATTTATTAGCCAACAAAATTAATATACAAAACTGAACACGGCATGAGCAAGAGGATTAAATTGATTTAGAACCTCTGGCGTCAGGACCGTAAAGGCCCTGATCTACATGATCTTCCGCCGAGAAAACAAAAGCGCAAGACCCCATGATCCTGCGCTTCGTATTTCGAACATGTGATGCTCTATTGAATCAGCCCTGCAGCTCTTTCTTGAACTTCTCCGTCAATGCCGGGACGATTTCGAAGACATCGCCGATAATACCGTAGGTCGAGACTTTGAAGATCGGCGCGTCTTTGTCGCGGTTGACCGCGACTATAGTCCCGGACGCCTGCATACCCACTAAGTGCTGAATAGCACCGGAGATACCACACGCCACATAAAGTTTTGGATTAACCGTCTTGCCGGTCTGTCCAACCTGATGCGAATACTCGATCCAGCCAGCATCGACCACCGCGCGCGACGCTCCGACCGCTCCGCCGACCGCATCGGCAAGCTCCTCGATCATCTTGAAATTCTCAGGCGCTTTCAGACCTCTGCCGCCGGAGACGATCACATCAGCTTCAGTCAAACTGACCTTGCCACCACCGGTGCCGGAGCTGCCGGTCACTTTCATCTTCGATGCAAGACACTCAGCAGGAACATCCGGCTTCTCTACACTGCCCGACTTGCTGTCATCTCTGGCAGCCTCAGCGATCACCTTCGGGCGGAGCGTCATGATCTGCGGACGCTTCTCCGGGAATACAACGGTCAGCCAGACATTACCACCAAACGCCGGTTTTGTCACCACGAGCGAGCCATCATCTTTGAGCCCAATGCCATTGCAATCGGCAGCCATGCCGCATTTGAGCCGCGCCGCGAGCCGCGCAAAAAGCGCCTTGCCGTAAAACGTCGCGGAGCCGATCACTATCTCCGGCTTGCCCTGCTCGATCAAGTGACCGAGCGTGGCAGCGTATGCATCATCGACAAATCCCGCAAATTCGGCGTTGTCGACATATTTCACTTCATCCGCGCCATACTTGAACAAATCGGCCGCCTGATCTTCGATGCCGGAGCCGAATACGACCGCGGTCAGCTTCGATGATCGGCCGTCGGCAAGCTGCCGTCCGGCGTTGAGCAGTTCATATGTTACATTCGCTATCTTGTTGTTCTTCTGCTGGGCAAATATCCAGACTCCGTTGTGGTCCGACATCGTTACTCCTTCTCTTTATCGGGCATGTTGAAAAAGCCGTCATTGCGAGCGACCGCAGGAAGCGTGGCAATCTCGACGTCGACACGCAGCGCGGGCAGGAATCCTTTCCTGCCCGAAGGCTCATGCTGTAAGGAAGGGATTCCTTACAGCGCAGGAAGAGATCGCCACGTCGCTTCGCTTCTCGCGATGACGAATTTTGCGTCTCACATGGCTTTTTCAACATGCCCTTTATCACCAAGGTCACGGATTATCGTTTCGTATGCCGCAAGATATGACATCTGATTTTTGTCTGCAATCTTTTTCACCGATTCGTATTCCGGCACAACCCTGCTTCTCCCCTCGAATTCGAATATCTTCACAACACAGTCGCCGAGCGAGGTCGAGACTGTCTCCTGCCTGCGTGGCAGTTTCACTCTTGTCTGTGTCTCGGAGCGAATGCCCGCCGAAGTCGTCTGCCTGAAAATCTCTCGTTGCAGATTCTCTTTCTTATCGGGATCGCAGAGCACTGTGAGCATCTGTCCGGGACGCCCCTTCTTCATCTGAACAGGAGTCAGAAAAACATCGAGCGCACCGGAGGCAAGCAATTGCTCGAACAGTTGTGAATAGACTTGCGGGTTCATGTCATCGATGTTCGTATGCAGTTCGACAATACTGTCATGCTCAAGGTCAGATTTGTCTTCGGCAATGAAGAGCCGCATTACGTTCGGATGATCCTCGAAAACGCGTGAGCCTGCACCATATCCGACGGACTTGATCGTGCCTGTGTAAGCGTTCAGCAGCGGTTCGGCAAGCGTCGTAATGATCGCCGCGCCGGTTGGCGTGGTTAGCTCTGCATCTATATTGTGCAACACGACCGGGAATCCTTTGATGAGATTCACTGTCGCGGGAGCCGGCACCGGGAAGACGCCATGTGCGCACTTGACCATGCCGCTTCCGAGAGCGATCGGCCTGCTCAGAATGCGGTCTATCTTCAGCAAATCAATGCATATACATGCTCCAACGATATCGACTATTGCATCGACCGCGCCAACTTCATGAAAGTGCACTTTTTCGATAGTCGTCGAATGGACCTGTGCCTCGGATTCCGCGAGCCTTCTGAAAATCGCTTTCGCGTTTCGCTTAACGCTTTCGCCGAGTTCACTATTATCAATAATATTAACGATATGTTTCAGATGTCTGTGGGTAGTTTGTTCTTCAATCTTCACATGGACTTTCACGCAGGATATCTGATTGCGCTGCGTCTTCTCCATCGAAACTTCGAATCCGCTTACATCAAGTTTGGCAAGTTCTGATTTCAGCTGATCGAATGGCGCACCAGTGGCGACAAAGGCACCGAGTATCATGTCTCCAGCGCAGCCATAGAGTGGATCAAAGACCAGCGTGCTCATTTCTTCTCCCCCAGAAGACTGAGTATTCGCACGGCAGCCGATGCCGCGGCAAAACCGCTGTCGATATTTACGACTGTGACCCCCGACGAGCAGGAGTTGAGCATTGATAGAAGAGCCGCCACTCCGCCAAATGATGCTCCGTAACCAATCGAAGTCGGCACGGCGATGACGGGCTTGCCCACCATGCCGCCGACCACTGACGCCAGCGCGCCCTCCATTCCGGCCACGACAATGAAGACATCGAACTTGTCGAACATCTCAGCCGATGCCGTCAACCTGTGAATCCCTGCGACACCGACATCGAAGAGCTTCTCAACGTTGCATCCCATCGCTTCACACGTGACAACTGCCTCTTCCGCCACCGGTATGTCAGCCGTTCCGGCGGTGATGACAGCGACACTGCCATGGAGTTTGTTCGACTTGACGCTCCTGGGCTGGCCGATGAGTACTGTCCTCGCGATTCGATTATGTTTCGCGCGCGGATATTTCTTGACCAATTTCTTCGCTGCCGATTCCGAAATGCGCGTTCCCAGAATCGCGGATTTAGTCTTTATCATTGAAGCCGTAATGGCAAGAATCTGCTCGTCAGACTTTCCATCACAGAGGATCACTTCCGGAAAACCGAGCCGCAGATGTCGATGAGAGTCTACTCGTGCAATACCGATATCATGAAACGGATAATGCTTCAGATGCTTGAGAGCCTTATCGGGTGTCATCTCTCCCGATCTGACTTTCTCGAGCAGTTCCG belongs to Candidatus Zixiibacteriota bacterium and includes:
- a CDS encoding SPFH domain-containing protein, translating into MGMMLEVIEWVDLNSSDMIHRIPEEGSLDIKLGAQAIVRESQTAVFFSNGRACDVLGPGRHTLTTLNVPILTRLLSIPWGFKSPFRAEVYFVNHKVFTNLKWGTRDPVAFRDSELGLIRLRGHGAYTCQIKEPMIFLNRMVGHQALYGTHDIEDYLRDVVVARINDFFGENLKTIFDLPEQYTEMAAEIKNLITDEFAKYGLDLIDFYITSITPPDEVQRMIDEKSGMSAVGDLDHFLKYEMAKAFGSSNAGGYAGAGAGIGMGAGVGLMAPMMMSKALAPEQTDFKVSDLPTVTCSECGADTPEESRFCYKCGHQMVSVNRCGNCSAEVAPDAVFCQKCGNELAKLLSCPDCGQKLPGGTKFCFNCGRKMNS
- a CDS encoding electron transfer flavoprotein subunit alpha/FixB family protein yields the protein MSDHNGVWIFAQQKNNKIANVTYELLNAGRQLADGRSSKLTAVVFGSGIEDQAADLFKYGADEVKYVDNAEFAGFVDDAYAATLGHLIEQGKPEIVIGSATFYGKALFARLAARLKCGMAADCNGIGLKDDGSLVVTKPAFGGNVWLTVVFPEKRPQIMTLRPKVIAEAARDDSKSGSVEKPDVPAECLASKMKVTGSSGTGGGKVSLTEADVIVSGGRGLKAPENFKMIEELADAVGGAVGASRAVVDAGWIEYSHQVGQTGKTVNPKLYVACGISGAIQHLVGMQASGTIVAVNRDKDAPIFKVSTYGIIGDVFEIVPALTEKFKKELQG
- the larC gene encoding nickel pincer cofactor biosynthesis protein LarC, whose amino-acid sequence is MSTLVFDPLYGCAGDMILGAFVATGAPFDQLKSELAKLDVSGFEVSMEKTQRNQISCVKVHVKIEEQTTHRHLKHIVNIIDNSELGESVKRNAKAIFRRLAESEAQVHSTTIEKVHFHEVGAVDAIVDIVGACICIDLLKIDRILSRPIALGSGMVKCAHGVFPVPAPATVNLIKGFPVVLHNIDAELTTPTGAAIITTLAEPLLNAYTGTIKSVGYGAGSRVFEDHPNVMRLFIAEDKSDLEHDSIVELHTNIDDMNPQVYSQLFEQLLASGALDVFLTPVQMKKGRPGQMLTVLCDPDKKENLQREIFRQTTSAGIRSETQTRVKLPRRQETVSTSLGDCVVKIFEFEGRSRVVPEYESVKKIADKNQMSYLAAYETIIRDLGDKGHVEKAM
- the larB gene encoding nickel pincer cofactor biosynthesis protein LarB; translation: MNKDFVAELLEKVRSGEMTPDKALKHLKHYPFHDIGIARVDSHRHLRLGFPEVILCDGKSDEQILAITASMIKTKSAILGTRISESAAKKLVKKYPRAKHNRIARTVLIGQPRSVKSNKLHGSVAVITAGTADIPVAEEAVVTCEAMGCNVEKLFDVGVAGIHRLTASAEMFDKFDVFIVVAGMEGALASVVGGMVGKPVIAVPTSIGYGASFGGVAALLSMLNSCSSGVTVVNIDSGFAAASAAVRILSLLGEKK